A single Blastococcus colisei DNA region contains:
- a CDS encoding GNAT family N-acetyltransferase: MHTADSRTDTLRWVKDDDPRWDADRERVFATVPDGVFRAAARTPGERLSSDWWRVEDHGRVVGYGWLDDVWGDAEILLAVEEGARGTGAGAFALARLEEEASARGLNYVLNVVRDTHPDRAAVTEWFLAHGFTGTEDGRLRKRVGDRMRDIGQRQAGRPGTGRFEPDAAQRAAYDVERQRAAARPRPEVEQGSGSDLGPGAEESGGYVDQEQHRF; this comes from the coding sequence ATGCACACCGCGGACAGCCGCACGGACACGCTGCGCTGGGTGAAAGACGACGATCCTCGCTGGGACGCGGACCGGGAACGGGTCTTCGCCACCGTGCCGGACGGCGTGTTCCGCGCCGCTGCGCGGACTCCCGGGGAGCGTCTGTCGAGTGACTGGTGGCGCGTCGAGGACCATGGCCGGGTTGTCGGTTACGGCTGGCTCGACGACGTGTGGGGTGACGCCGAGATCCTGCTCGCCGTCGAGGAGGGCGCCCGCGGCACCGGGGCGGGCGCCTTCGCTCTCGCCCGTCTCGAGGAGGAGGCGTCCGCCCGCGGGCTCAACTACGTGCTCAATGTGGTGCGCGACACACATCCCGACCGTGCTGCGGTCACCGAGTGGTTCCTCGCGCACGGCTTCACCGGAACCGAGGACGGCCGGCTCCGCAAGCGGGTCGGCGACCGCATGCGCGACATCGGTCAGCGCCAGGCGGGCCGGCCCGGCACCGGCCGGTTCGAACCGGACGCGGCGCAGCGGGCGGCGTACGACGTCGAGCGGCAGCGGGCCGCCGCGCGTCCGCGCCCCGAGGTGGAGCAGGGGAGCGGTTCCGATCTGGGACCGGGCGCCGAGGAGAGCGGCGGCTACGTCGACCAGGAGCAGCACCGGTTCTGA
- the boxB gene encoding benzoyl-CoA 2,3-epoxidase subunit BoxB — MTTTESTPQSGTVTGEAPTPTGPTSKIDYSEKIPNNVNLAGDRKLQRALEGWQPKFIDWWKNLGPSIPTHDVYLRTAIAVGRDGWAHFDRVPMEEYRWGIFLAEQDPDRKVNFGDRKGEPAWQEVPGEHRSDLRRLIVVQGDTEPASVEQQRHLGMTAPSLYDMRNLFQVNVEEGRHLWAMVYLLHAYFGKDGREEAEQLLKRNSGDFDSPRILGAFNEETTDWLSFFMFTYFTDRDGKYQLGTLKESGFDPLARTCEFMLKEEAHHMFVGTTGVQRTVQRTAELMKEHGTDDIWKYGGIPLSVIQKYLNFQFSVSMDLFGSETSSNVAAYYTSGLKGRWMETRRKDDHQLHDLTMDVPVIENGRMSTKTVPMLTALNLDLRNEYVADCANGVKRWNQELEDAGLEERLFLPHQAFNRKVGSFAGHHVTPTGEIVDEATWERTVDDYLPSRDDRAQVAELMVPHYDTGDFAGWIAPPSVGINSMPVEYDYVRF, encoded by the coding sequence ATGACCACCACGGAGTCCACCCCCCAGTCCGGCACGGTCACCGGCGAGGCCCCCACGCCCACCGGCCCGACGTCGAAGATCGACTACAGCGAGAAGATCCCGAACAACGTCAACCTCGCCGGCGACCGCAAGCTCCAGCGGGCGCTGGAGGGCTGGCAGCCCAAGTTCATCGACTGGTGGAAGAACCTCGGCCCGTCGATCCCGACCCACGACGTCTACCTGCGCACCGCCATCGCGGTCGGCCGCGACGGCTGGGCGCACTTCGACCGGGTGCCCATGGAGGAGTACCGCTGGGGCATCTTCCTCGCCGAGCAGGACCCGGACCGCAAGGTCAACTTCGGCGACCGGAAGGGCGAGCCGGCCTGGCAGGAGGTCCCGGGTGAGCACCGGTCGGACCTGCGCCGGCTGATCGTCGTCCAGGGCGACACCGAGCCCGCCTCGGTCGAGCAGCAGCGCCACCTCGGCATGACCGCGCCGTCGCTCTACGACATGCGCAACCTGTTCCAGGTCAACGTCGAGGAGGGCCGCCACCTCTGGGCGATGGTCTACCTGCTGCACGCCTACTTCGGGAAGGACGGCCGCGAGGAGGCCGAGCAGCTGCTCAAGCGCAACTCCGGCGACTTCGACTCGCCCCGCATCCTCGGCGCGTTCAACGAGGAGACGACCGACTGGCTGTCGTTCTTCATGTTCACCTACTTCACCGACCGGGACGGCAAGTACCAGCTCGGCACGCTGAAGGAGAGCGGCTTCGACCCGCTGGCGCGCACCTGCGAGTTCATGCTCAAGGAGGAGGCGCACCACATGTTCGTCGGCACCACCGGCGTGCAGCGCACGGTGCAGCGGACCGCCGAGCTGATGAAGGAGCACGGCACCGACGACATCTGGAAGTACGGCGGCATCCCGCTGTCGGTCATCCAGAAGTACCTCAACTTCCAGTTCTCCGTGTCGATGGACCTGTTCGGCTCCGAGACCTCGTCGAACGTGGCGGCCTACTACACGTCCGGCCTCAAGGGACGCTGGATGGAGACCCGGCGCAAGGACGACCACCAGCTGCACGACCTCACGATGGACGTGCCGGTCATCGAGAACGGCCGGATGAGCACGAAGACCGTGCCGATGCTCACCGCGCTGAACCTCGACCTCCGCAACGAGTACGTCGCCGACTGCGCCAACGGCGTCAAGCGGTGGAACCAGGAGCTCGAGGACGCCGGACTCGAGGAGCGGCTGTTCCTGCCGCACCAGGCGTTCAACCGCAAGGTCGGCTCGTTCGCCGGCCACCACGTCACGCCCACGGGCGAGATCGTCGACGAGGCGACCTGGGAGCGGACGGTCGACGACTACCTGCCCTCCCGCGACGACCGTGCACAGGTGGCCGAGCTGATGGTGCCGCACTACGACACCGGCGACTTCGCGGGCTGGATCGCGCCGCCGTCGGTCGGCATCAACTCGATGCCGGTCGAGTACGACTACGTCCGCTTCTGA
- a CDS encoding amidohydrolase encodes MLLDALYVNGRFTTLDSQRPTATTVGVLGGVIVGLDEELHGCRAEVTVDLAGAPVVPGLHDAHQHLSARGQELQMCDVSPAVVRTLADVYATVGRHAATLTPDAWVLATGLDVGKLDDAPTREGLDAVAGGRPVWVLHASHHAGIASTGAIRRIGFADPRHLPDVDGGWIERRPDGDPTGLITERAMTLIFEHIRPQPFEDFVEAIGLASRAALADGLTSVTEPGISGRMIGNSASDLAAFTAARERGLLGVRMTVMPEMSALHDLAGDAAGGPGFGLDLGLRTGFGDDWLRVGAVKIISDGALTARTAALCCDYADRPGVRGLLLDDAAALQDTILAAHRAGWQIGTHAIGDAAVDVILDGYERAQRLHPRADFRHRIEHCGLTGDRQIERIKQLGVVPVPQGRFLDELGDSYVTALGPERAQLLYRQRSFLDAGIEVPGSSDCPVVDGSPLRGIHSLVNRQLPDGSVLNAAERLTPLQALRAYTVGSAYADHSEHRKGTLSRGKLADFVVLSDDLLAVAPETIGDLSAVATVVGGVVRHGADLLDHR; translated from the coding sequence GTGCTGCTCGACGCGCTCTACGTCAACGGACGCTTCACCACGCTGGACTCGCAACGGCCCACCGCCACCACCGTCGGCGTGCTCGGTGGGGTCATCGTCGGCCTCGACGAGGAGCTGCACGGCTGCCGCGCCGAGGTGACCGTCGACCTCGCCGGCGCGCCGGTCGTCCCCGGGCTGCACGATGCCCACCAGCACCTGTCCGCGCGCGGCCAGGAGCTGCAGATGTGCGACGTGTCGCCGGCGGTGGTCCGCACCCTGGCCGACGTCTACGCCACCGTCGGACGGCACGCCGCCACCCTCACCCCGGACGCCTGGGTCCTCGCCACCGGCCTGGACGTCGGCAAGCTCGACGACGCCCCCACGCGGGAAGGCCTGGACGCGGTGGCCGGCGGGCGGCCGGTCTGGGTGCTCCACGCCTCGCACCACGCCGGCATCGCGAGCACCGGGGCGATCCGTCGGATCGGTTTCGCCGATCCGCGCCACCTCCCCGACGTCGACGGCGGGTGGATCGAGCGCCGTCCGGACGGCGACCCCACCGGGCTGATCACCGAGCGAGCGATGACGCTGATCTTCGAGCACATCCGGCCGCAGCCGTTCGAGGACTTCGTCGAGGCGATCGGACTGGCCAGCCGGGCGGCGCTGGCCGACGGGCTGACCAGCGTGACCGAACCCGGCATCAGCGGCCGGATGATCGGCAACAGCGCCAGCGACCTGGCGGCGTTCACGGCTGCCCGCGAGCGCGGCCTGCTGGGCGTCCGGATGACCGTGATGCCGGAGATGTCAGCGCTGCACGACCTCGCCGGGGACGCGGCCGGCGGACCCGGCTTCGGCCTCGACCTCGGCCTGCGCACCGGCTTCGGGGACGACTGGCTCCGGGTCGGCGCGGTCAAGATCATCAGCGACGGGGCGCTGACCGCCCGCACGGCGGCCCTCTGCTGCGACTACGCGGACCGGCCCGGCGTGCGCGGGCTGCTGCTGGACGACGCCGCGGCGCTCCAGGACACCATCCTTGCCGCGCACCGCGCCGGCTGGCAGATCGGCACCCATGCGATCGGGGACGCCGCCGTGGACGTGATCCTCGACGGCTACGAACGGGCGCAGCGGCTGCACCCGCGCGCCGACTTCCGGCACCGGATCGAGCACTGCGGCCTGACCGGCGACCGGCAGATCGAGCGCATCAAGCAGCTCGGCGTCGTCCCGGTGCCCCAGGGTCGCTTCCTCGACGAGCTGGGCGACAGCTACGTCACCGCCCTCGGGCCGGAGCGGGCCCAACTGCTCTACCGGCAGCGGAGCTTTCTCGACGCCGGCATCGAGGTGCCCGGCAGCTCCGACTGCCCGGTCGTCGACGGCTCCCCGCTGCGCGGCATCCACTCGCTGGTCAACCGGCAGCTGCCCGACGGCTCCGTGCTCAACGCTGCCGAGCGGCTGACGCCGCTGCAGGCGCTGCGTGCCTACACCGTGGGCTCCGCCTACGCCGACCACTCCGAGCACCGCAAGGGCACGCTGTCCCGCGGCAAGCTCGCCGACTTCGTCGTCCTCTCCGATGACCTGCTGGCCGTGGCCCCCGAGACGATCGGCGACCTCTCGGCCGTGGCGACCGTCGTCGGCGGCGTCGTCCGCCACGGCGCCGACCTCCTGGACCACCGCTGA
- a CDS encoding benzoate-CoA ligase family protein: protein MSTVATLDTAPPAPSATPAPSPASPGTELFNAAEWLVTRNARATPDRRAITAIDLDGSVRSLSYAELDEAVRRFAAALVASGVRPEERLLLCMGDTPELLTAFLAGLHIGAVPVPVSTMLKPKDIATLATDSRARMVVLTSEFADLGSAVGGCRDLADVVIFTDEPLPEVTGARVRTWNAFVAAGEHLLDQVAEPYPTVADSPAFWLYTSGTTGTPKGAMHRHGSLRDTADTYARDILAIGPDDVAFSVAKFFFAYGLGNTLTFPFSVGASTVLDRSRPSPAGTLRVLRDQRPTLFFAGPTYYAALLAAGLPTDAFAGVRACVSAGEAFPAALFERFTGTFGVEMLDGIGSTEMLHIFISGRPGRTRAGSTGEIVPGYDAKILDDDGAPVPDGTPGNLFVKGSSAATGYWSRTDVTRRVFQGEWVRTGDTYVRSADGFFSSLGRTDDIIKAGGIWVSPTEVEERLRSHPQVAQVVVVSVPDETDLDKPVACVVLAPGSDATEEDLVAFCRDGLAAFKRPRNIVLFEELPTTATGKLQRFRIRELAIERLGAAKPDLTPITGGPA from the coding sequence ATGAGCACCGTGGCCACCCTGGACACCGCCCCACCAGCTCCGAGCGCCACCCCCGCACCGTCCCCCGCGTCGCCGGGCACCGAGCTGTTCAACGCGGCGGAGTGGCTGGTCACCCGCAACGCGCGTGCGACCCCCGATCGGCGGGCGATCACCGCCATCGACCTCGACGGCAGCGTGCGCAGCCTGTCCTACGCCGAGCTGGACGAGGCGGTCCGCCGGTTCGCGGCGGCGCTCGTCGCCTCCGGGGTCCGGCCCGAGGAGCGCCTGCTGCTGTGCATGGGTGACACGCCCGAGCTCCTCACGGCGTTCCTCGCCGGCCTCCACATCGGCGCGGTGCCGGTGCCCGTCAGCACGATGCTCAAGCCGAAGGACATCGCGACGCTGGCCACGGACAGCCGGGCGCGGATGGTCGTGCTGACGTCGGAGTTCGCCGACCTCGGCTCGGCCGTGGGTGGGTGCCGCGACCTCGCCGACGTCGTGATCTTCACCGACGAGCCGCTGCCCGAGGTCACCGGTGCCCGCGTGCGGACGTGGAACGCCTTCGTCGCCGCCGGGGAGCATCTTCTCGACCAGGTCGCCGAGCCGTACCCCACCGTCGCGGACTCCCCCGCGTTCTGGCTGTACACCTCCGGCACCACCGGGACGCCCAAGGGCGCGATGCACCGGCACGGTTCCCTCCGGGACACCGCCGACACCTACGCCCGCGACATCCTGGCCATCGGGCCGGACGACGTCGCATTCTCCGTCGCGAAGTTCTTCTTCGCCTACGGGCTGGGCAACACGCTGACGTTCCCCTTCTCCGTGGGCGCGAGCACCGTGCTCGACCGCTCCCGTCCCAGCCCCGCCGGAACCCTGCGGGTGCTGCGCGACCAGCGGCCCACCCTGTTCTTCGCCGGTCCCACGTACTACGCGGCCCTGCTGGCCGCCGGGCTGCCGACCGACGCCTTCGCCGGAGTGCGGGCCTGCGTCTCCGCCGGGGAGGCTTTCCCTGCGGCGCTGTTCGAGCGGTTCACGGGCACCTTCGGCGTGGAGATGCTCGACGGCATCGGGTCCACCGAGATGCTGCACATCTTCATCAGCGGCCGCCCCGGCAGGACGCGCGCCGGGTCCACCGGCGAGATCGTCCCGGGCTACGACGCGAAGATCCTCGACGACGACGGTGCGCCCGTGCCCGACGGGACGCCCGGGAACCTGTTCGTCAAGGGCTCGTCCGCGGCGACGGGCTACTGGTCCCGCACGGACGTGACCCGGCGGGTGTTCCAGGGCGAGTGGGTGCGCACCGGTGACACATACGTCCGCAGCGCCGACGGCTTCTTCTCCTCCCTCGGCCGCACGGACGACATCATCAAGGCCGGCGGCATCTGGGTCTCCCCCACGGAGGTGGAGGAGCGGCTGCGCAGCCATCCGCAGGTCGCGCAGGTCGTGGTCGTGTCCGTTCCCGACGAGACGGATCTCGACAAGCCGGTGGCCTGCGTCGTCCTCGCCCCGGGCTCCGATGCCACGGAGGAGGACCTCGTCGCCTTCTGCCGGGACGGGCTCGCTGCCTTCAAGCGGCCGCGCAACATCGTGCTCTTCGAGGAGCTGCCCACCACCGCCACCGGCAAGCTCCAGCGGTTCCGGATCCGCGAACTGGCGATCGAACGCCTCGGCGCGGCCAAGCCCGACCTCACCCCGATCACCGGAGGCCCCGCGTGA
- the boxC gene encoding 2,3-epoxybenzoyl-CoA dihydrolase, whose amino-acid sequence MTTLDDRPATGGAEATAPAPDQSPARTEVSFDTSPDQYKHWTLSVDGDVATLTLDVAEDGGIVPGYELKMNSYDLGVDIELHDAMQRIRFEHPEAKALVVTSGKDRMFCAGANIKMLAASPHSWKVNFCKFTNETRNGIEDASAHSGLRSIAAVNGTAAGGGYELALACDEIVLVDDNSSAVSLPEVPLLGVLPGTGGLTRVVDKRGVRRDLADVFSTTSEGIRGDRAVQWRLVDGIAKAREFPEEIARRTAEAAATSSRPGAGAQGVALTPLEREVDGDTTHYGHVRVVLDRESGTATVTVLGPTSVPATVEELHEQGDQAWLLATTRELDDAILRLRTNELSVGTWLLRTEGDVATVAAYDEFLLANRDDWLVNETIGFYKRTVKRLDTTSRSLFALIEPGSCFAGLLAEIAFAADRSFMLEGQFEDDDDPKPPAVVRLDEFNTGLLPMSNDLTRLQVRFLGSADELAAAEGAVGRDLLAADALELGLVTSAPDDIDWEDEIRLVVEERRSFSPDALTGMEANLRFAGQETPETKVFGRLTAWQNWIFQRPNAAGPEGALRRYGTGQRADYDRKRV is encoded by the coding sequence GTGACCACCCTCGACGACCGTCCGGCCACCGGAGGGGCGGAGGCCACGGCCCCGGCTCCCGATCAGTCACCGGCCCGCACCGAGGTCTCCTTCGACACCTCCCCCGACCAGTACAAGCACTGGACGCTGTCGGTCGACGGCGACGTGGCCACGCTCACGCTGGACGTCGCCGAGGACGGCGGGATCGTCCCCGGCTACGAGCTGAAGATGAACAGCTACGACCTGGGCGTCGACATCGAGCTGCACGATGCGATGCAGCGCATCCGCTTCGAGCACCCCGAGGCCAAGGCCCTCGTCGTCACCAGCGGCAAGGACCGCATGTTCTGCGCGGGCGCCAACATCAAGATGCTCGCGGCGTCGCCGCACAGCTGGAAGGTGAACTTCTGCAAGTTCACCAACGAGACCCGCAACGGCATCGAGGACGCCTCGGCGCACTCCGGCCTCCGCTCGATCGCCGCCGTCAACGGCACCGCGGCCGGCGGCGGCTACGAGCTGGCGCTGGCCTGCGACGAGATCGTCCTCGTCGACGACAACTCCTCGGCCGTCTCGCTCCCCGAGGTCCCCCTGCTCGGCGTACTGCCGGGCACCGGCGGGCTGACCCGGGTGGTCGACAAGCGCGGCGTCCGGCGTGACCTCGCCGACGTCTTCTCCACCACCTCCGAGGGCATCCGGGGCGACCGTGCCGTGCAGTGGCGGCTGGTCGACGGGATCGCCAAGGCCCGCGAGTTCCCCGAGGAGATCGCCCGTCGCACCGCCGAGGCGGCGGCGACGTCGTCGCGTCCGGGCGCCGGCGCGCAGGGCGTGGCGCTCACCCCGCTGGAGCGCGAGGTCGACGGCGACACCACCCACTACGGGCACGTGCGCGTGGTCCTCGACCGCGAGTCGGGCACCGCCACCGTCACCGTCCTCGGGCCGACGTCCGTGCCGGCGACGGTCGAGGAGCTGCACGAGCAGGGCGACCAGGCCTGGCTGCTCGCCACCACCCGCGAGCTCGACGACGCGATCCTGCGGCTGCGCACCAACGAGCTGTCCGTCGGCACCTGGCTGCTGCGCACGGAGGGCGACGTCGCGACGGTGGCCGCCTACGACGAGTTCCTGCTCGCCAACCGCGACGACTGGCTGGTCAACGAGACCATCGGTTTCTACAAGCGGACGGTCAAGCGGCTGGACACCACGTCCCGCAGCCTGTTCGCCCTGATCGAGCCGGGCAGCTGCTTCGCCGGCCTGCTCGCCGAGATCGCGTTCGCCGCCGACCGCTCGTTCATGCTCGAGGGGCAGTTCGAGGACGACGACGACCCGAAGCCGCCCGCCGTCGTCCGGCTGGACGAGTTCAACACCGGCCTGCTGCCGATGAGCAACGACCTGACCCGCCTGCAGGTCCGCTTCCTCGGCAGCGCCGACGAGCTGGCCGCCGCGGAGGGCGCCGTCGGGCGGGACCTGCTCGCCGCCGACGCCCTCGAGCTCGGCCTGGTCACCAGCGCTCCGGACGACATCGACTGGGAGGACGAGATCCGCCTGGTCGTCGAGGAGCGCCGGAGCTTCTCCCCCGACGCGCTGACCGGCATGGAGGCCAACCTCCGCTTCGCCGGCCAGGAGACCCCGGAGACCAAGGTCTTCGGCCGCCTCACCGCCTGGCAGAACTGGATCTTCCAGCGGCCCAACGCCGCTGGCCCCGAAGGAGCACTGCGCCGGTACGGGACCGGTCAGCGGGCCGACTACGACAGGAAGCGGGTCTGA
- a CDS encoding NAD(P)/FAD-dependent oxidoreductase: MTATDTTAPEMPAATGRAVEVDLLVVGAGPAGLYAAYYAGFRGLRTAVVDSLPEPGGQVMALYPEKMVYDVAGFPGIKGRDLVAGLVQQAARFDPVYVLGERAERLTNEAGHRPRAGDRLVVTTDKGTRITCGAVVITGGIGTFTPRPLPGGDQWEGRGLTYVVKELAAHTGQDVVIVGGGDSAVDWALALDDIAASVTLVHRRKNFRAHAASVADMEKGRTVVVTDAQVSHLEGNDVLHTVHVRHKDGMITPHKAHAVIAALGFTADIGPLETWGIDIVDRKILVDTAMRTSVSGVYSAGDITEYAGKVRLIAVGFGEAATAVNNAATYLDPDQPLFPGHSSDDPAGIGASASA; the protein is encoded by the coding sequence GTGACAGCGACCGACACCACGGCACCGGAGATGCCGGCGGCCACCGGCAGGGCGGTGGAGGTCGACCTCCTCGTCGTCGGGGCCGGGCCCGCCGGTCTCTACGCCGCCTACTACGCCGGCTTCCGCGGCCTGCGGACAGCCGTCGTCGACAGCCTTCCGGAGCCGGGCGGTCAGGTCATGGCGCTCTACCCGGAGAAGATGGTCTACGACGTCGCGGGCTTCCCCGGCATCAAGGGACGCGACCTGGTGGCCGGTCTGGTGCAGCAGGCGGCCCGGTTCGACCCGGTCTACGTGCTCGGCGAACGTGCGGAGCGCCTGACCAACGAGGCGGGGCACCGGCCGCGCGCCGGCGACCGGCTGGTCGTGACCACCGACAAGGGCACCCGCATCACCTGCGGCGCCGTCGTCATCACCGGCGGCATCGGCACCTTCACGCCGCGGCCCCTGCCCGGCGGCGACCAGTGGGAGGGCCGCGGGCTGACCTACGTCGTCAAGGAGCTCGCCGCGCACACCGGCCAGGACGTCGTCATCGTGGGCGGCGGCGACAGCGCGGTGGACTGGGCGCTGGCCCTGGACGACATCGCCGCCTCGGTGACCCTCGTGCACCGGCGCAAGAACTTCCGCGCTCACGCGGCCAGCGTCGCCGACATGGAGAAGGGCCGCACCGTCGTCGTCACCGACGCCCAGGTGAGCCACCTGGAGGGGAACGACGTGCTGCACACGGTGCACGTCCGGCACAAGGACGGCATGATCACCCCGCACAAGGCGCACGCCGTGATCGCGGCGCTGGGTTTCACCGCGGACATCGGGCCCCTGGAGACGTGGGGCATCGACATCGTCGACCGCAAGATCCTCGTCGACACGGCGATGCGGACCTCCGTGTCCGGCGTGTACTCCGCGGGTGACATCACCGAGTACGCGGGCAAGGTGCGGTTGATCGCCGTCGGCTTCGGGGAAGCAGCGACCGCGGTGAACAACGCCGCCACGTACCTCGACCCCGACCAGCCCCTCTTCCCGGGCCACAGCAGCGACGACCCCGCCGGCATCGGCGCGAGCGCCTCCGCCTGA
- a CDS encoding gamma carbonic anhydrase family protein has translation MALWALDGVAPEVHPSAWVHPEATVIGRVHIGPEASIWPQAVLRGDYGEIRVGARTSIQDGTVLHTTAEWPTVIGHDCVVGHLAHLEGCTVGNRCLVGSNSVVLNRVVIGDGSLVGAGALVAEGSAIPPDHRALGIPARVRPGAGIAAHMDDAVAAYVENARRYRDGLVRVE, from the coding sequence ATGGCCCTCTGGGCGCTGGACGGCGTCGCCCCGGAGGTCCACCCCTCGGCGTGGGTCCATCCGGAGGCGACCGTCATCGGCCGCGTGCACATCGGCCCGGAGGCCAGCATCTGGCCGCAGGCGGTGCTGCGCGGCGACTACGGCGAGATCCGGGTGGGCGCCCGGACGTCGATCCAGGACGGCACGGTGCTGCACACGACGGCGGAATGGCCGACGGTGATCGGCCACGACTGCGTCGTCGGCCACCTGGCGCACCTCGAGGGCTGCACGGTCGGCAACCGGTGTCTGGTCGGCTCGAACTCGGTCGTGCTGAACCGAGTCGTGATCGGGGACGGGTCGCTGGTCGGCGCGGGCGCCCTCGTGGCGGAGGGCAGCGCGATCCCGCCCGACCACCGGGCCCTGGGCATCCCGGCGCGGGTGCGGCCGGGTGCCGGGATCGCCGCGCACATGGACGACGCCGTGGCGGCCTACGTCGAGAACGCCCGCCGCTACCGCGACGGGCTCGTCCGCGTGGAGTGA
- a CDS encoding SDR family NAD(P)-dependent oxidoreductase — MVADGVVLVLGGSSGIGAALVRRLAAGGRSVVFTHRTGAERAADLVAELGGRVRTVPCDVRRPEDLTAAFDAAGETLTGVVHCAGAWTYTRLDELTLDELDDSWALNARSVALTLQEAGRRLSDGGSVVVVSSVAAELAPARQTSYVMGKAAAEAAVRVAAKELGRQGIRVNAVRAGATDTPQLRATTGEAAIEAMAKAPALRRLGDPDDVAAVITFLLGADAGWMTGTVVEATGGLR; from the coding sequence ATGGTGGCAGACGGCGTCGTCCTGGTCCTCGGCGGCAGCAGCGGCATCGGCGCGGCCCTCGTCCGCCGCCTCGCAGCAGGCGGCCGATCCGTCGTCTTCACGCACCGCACCGGCGCCGAGCGCGCCGCGGACCTCGTCGCGGAATTGGGCGGGCGTGTGCGGACGGTGCCGTGCGACGTCCGGCGGCCGGAGGACCTGACAGCGGCCTTCGACGCCGCCGGTGAGACGCTCACCGGCGTGGTGCACTGCGCCGGCGCCTGGACCTACACCCGACTGGACGAGCTCACGCTCGACGAGCTCGACGACTCCTGGGCGCTGAACGCCCGGTCGGTCGCGCTCACCCTGCAGGAGGCGGGACGCCGGCTTTCCGACGGCGGCTCCGTCGTCGTCGTCTCGTCGGTCGCCGCGGAGCTGGCCCCCGCCCGGCAGACCTCCTACGTGATGGGCAAGGCGGCCGCCGAGGCCGCGGTGCGCGTCGCGGCCAAGGAGCTCGGACGGCAGGGCATCCGCGTCAACGCCGTGCGCGCCGGCGCCACCGACACCCCGCAGCTGCGAGCGACCACGGGGGAGGCGGCGATCGAGGCGATGGCGAAGGCGCCGGCCCTGCGGCGGCTGGGCGATCCGGACGACGTCGCCGCCGTCATCACGTTCCTGCTGGGTGCCGACGCAGGGTGGATGACCGGCACCGTCGTCGAGGCGACCGGCGGGCTGCGCTGA
- the fdxA gene encoding ferredoxin, with protein sequence MPYVIGSECIDTTDMSCVEECPVDCIYEGDRKLYINPKECIDCGACEPVCPVEAIAQDRRVSDDNEPHIADNRRFFVEVLPGRDAALGSPGGASKVGRIGVDTELVADA encoded by the coding sequence GTGCCCTACGTCATCGGCTCCGAGTGCATCGACACCACCGACATGTCCTGCGTGGAGGAGTGCCCGGTCGACTGCATCTACGAAGGCGACCGGAAGCTCTACATCAATCCCAAGGAGTGCATCGACTGCGGTGCCTGCGAGCCGGTCTGCCCGGTCGAGGCCATCGCGCAGGACCGGCGGGTCAGCGACGACAACGAGCCGCACATCGCCGACAACCGCCGCTTCTTCGTGGAGGTGCTGCCGGGCCGCGACGCCGCCCTGGGCAGCCCCGGAGGCGCCTCCAAGGTGGGGCGCATCGGCGTCGACACCGAACTGGTCGCCGACGCCTGA